The following proteins come from a genomic window of Geomonas sp. RF6:
- a CDS encoding acyl-CoA dehydrogenase family protein → MNLDLTEEQKLIQETAREFARAELQPVAARLDESGDRELFLANLKKLAHLGFMGLNIPESYGGAEAGAVAFSVAVTEIARACASTAVTLSVNNMVCEVIAAMGTEEQRRRYLPRICSGEYSAASFALSEPGAGSDAAAISTEAVPTADGYVLNGAKVFITSAPYAGVFLVWAVTDKAAPKGKGITCFLVEAGTPGLVVGKEEHKMGQKASATCEVLLKECRVPADAVLGTVNDGYRIAVGELAGGRIGIGSLALGVGLAAMEYATRYAAQRVQFGQKLTSFQSLQWKIAEAYTELEAARLLLMQAAFRKEQGRSFFKEASMAKMYASEAANRACYSAIQMLGGYGYIQDFPVERYARDVRVTSIYEGTNEIQRLIIAREIVRGFEG, encoded by the coding sequence CGGGAGACAGGGAGCTTTTTCTGGCTAACCTGAAAAAACTCGCCCACCTCGGCTTCATGGGGCTGAACATCCCGGAGAGCTACGGGGGGGCCGAAGCCGGTGCGGTCGCCTTCAGCGTCGCGGTCACAGAGATTGCCCGCGCCTGCGCCTCGACGGCGGTCACCCTTTCGGTCAACAACATGGTTTGCGAGGTCATTGCGGCCATGGGGACGGAGGAGCAGCGCCGGCGCTACCTGCCGCGCATCTGTTCCGGCGAGTATTCTGCTGCGAGCTTCGCCCTTTCCGAACCGGGAGCGGGCTCCGACGCCGCCGCCATATCGACGGAGGCGGTTCCCACAGCAGACGGCTACGTCCTTAACGGTGCAAAGGTTTTCATCACCAGCGCTCCGTATGCCGGCGTTTTCCTCGTGTGGGCAGTGACGGACAAGGCAGCTCCGAAAGGGAAGGGGATCACCTGCTTTCTCGTGGAGGCGGGAACCCCCGGGCTGGTGGTGGGGAAGGAAGAGCACAAGATGGGGCAGAAGGCGTCGGCGACGTGCGAGGTGCTCTTGAAGGAGTGCCGGGTGCCGGCTGACGCGGTTCTTGGTACCGTGAATGACGGCTACCGCATTGCCGTCGGCGAACTGGCCGGCGGCCGCATCGGCATCGGCTCGTTGGCACTCGGCGTGGGGCTGGCCGCAATGGAGTATGCCACGCGGTACGCCGCGCAGCGGGTGCAGTTCGGCCAGAAGCTCACGTCGTTCCAGTCGCTGCAGTGGAAGATCGCGGAAGCGTACACGGAGCTTGAGGCGGCGCGCCTCCTGCTCATGCAGGCGGCATTTCGCAAGGAGCAAGGGAGGAGCTTTTTCAAGGAAGCCTCCATGGCGAAGATGTACGCGAGCGAAGCGGCGAACCGCGCCTGTTACAGCGCCATCCAGATGCTCGGGGGATACGGGTACATCCAGGACTTCCCGGTGGAGCGATACGCGAGGGACGTGCGGGTAACATCCATCTACGAAGGGACGAACGAGATCCAGCGGCTCATCATCGCCCGCGAGATCGTGCGGGGGTTCGAGGGATAG